In the bacterium genome, one interval contains:
- a CDS encoding GNAT family N-acetyltransferase — MDVRFRSAHVNDLDSIINLLNQDHLGKTRESLSDTIFEQYKAAFMHIQRSEYFDVIIMQEAITLEILACAQVMYLPHLSFKGAKRLQIESVRVEKKFRGKGLGKTLIKHCIALAKQKNCKIIQFTSNKSRSEANRFYTNLGFKPTHVGYKLYLS, encoded by the coding sequence ATGGATGTTAGATTTCGTTCAGCACATGTGAATGACTTGGATAGTATCATTAATTTACTGAATCAAGATCACTTGGGTAAAACTCGCGAGTCTTTATCTGATACTATTTTTGAGCAATACAAAGCAGCTTTTATGCATATACAACGTAGCGAATACTTTGATGTCATCATCATGCAGGAAGCCATCACTTTGGAAATTTTGGCTTGCGCTCAAGTTATGTATCTACCCCATTTAAGCTTTAAGGGTGCGAAGCGTTTGCAAATTGAAAGTGTGCGTGTTGAAAAAAAATTTAGAGGCAAAGGTTTGGGCAAAACACTCATCAAGCATTGTATTGCTTTGGCAAAACAAAAGAATTGCAAAATTATTCAATTCACCTCAAACAAAAGCCGTTCTGAAGCCAACCGATTTTACACCAACTTAGGTTTCAAGCCGACACATGTAGGGTATAAACTCTACTTGTCATAA
- a CDS encoding fibronectin type III domain-containing protein, with the protein MKHIPLVINKTLLLTVSLTAMFFSGCSRDLDGGSFFETFDKPGTSGVNLSVGNVVGLDVLLVWEDSADNPEPYTVVNLPVTYEIHMAQGSDINFSVVSTQNVMDVKEYVFSSSTPNSSYRFKIKSLYSDGSSDFSNIVHAQTQQSSGSYSPNAPTAIALNLVNGCDIQFDFHDSSQNEHSFEIELKFREWDWDCWQDDDCYWEPRSRTRFYSMDLSPEQKLNMGLRSIIQSIPGRVNQNNSGDLGYAPSDYRFRVKAINAQGESEYSEWSYMNDSPPESCF; encoded by the coding sequence ATGAAACATATACCTTTAGTTATTAATAAAACATTGCTTTTAACAGTGTCATTAACGGCGATGTTTTTCAGTGGCTGTTCCAGAGATTTAGATGGCGGGAGTTTTTTTGAAACCTTTGATAAGCCTGGAACAAGTGGTGTTAACCTTAGTGTTGGCAACGTTGTTGGTTTGGATGTACTTCTTGTATGGGAAGACAGCGCCGACAATCCAGAGCCCTACACTGTAGTTAACCTACCCGTCACATACGAAATACATATGGCCCAGGGCAGTGATATTAATTTTAGTGTTGTGAGTACTCAAAACGTGATGGATGTTAAAGAATATGTTTTTAGTTCATCAACTCCCAACTCTAGCTATCGTTTTAAAATTAAATCTTTATACAGTGATGGCAGCAGTGATTTTTCAAATATTGTTCATGCTCAAACACAGCAGTCGTCGGGAAGCTATTCTCCCAATGCGCCAACAGCCATTGCGTTAAACTTGGTGAATGGCTGTGACATACAATTTGATTTTCACGACAGTTCTCAAAATGAACATTCATTTGAAATTGAGCTAAAATTTAGAGAGTGGGATTGGGATTGTTGGCAAGATGATGATTGCTACTGGGAACCAAGAAGTAGAACACGCTTTTACAGTATGGATCTTAGTCCAGAACAAAAACTTAATATGGGATTACGCTCAATTATTCAAAGCATTCCGGGCAGAGTCAATCAAAACAATTCAGGTGACTTGGGTTATGCTCCTTCTGATTATCGGTTTCGTGTAAAAGCAATAAATGCTCAAGGAGAAAGTGAATACTCTGAGTGGTCTTACATGAATGATAGTCCACCAGAAAGTTGTTTTTAA
- a CDS encoding COX15/CtaA family protein: MSLDRGKRLRKGFCTSIVFFLIYNFLVILWGAWVRISFSGDGCGKSWPLCEDQFIPQAADMAQWIEWSHRLSTGIFGILALFLFLWGRKLYPKKHPVRTSLFFMLLFTLSEALIGAALVKLELVGNNASIFRAWAIGFHQINSLALTLCIFLSFIHSHVVHQINPKLKHVYRPLLVFLAAVAFTGALAALAGTLYPSMSLITGFLADINSASPLLVRLRLSHPVLASVFCVLTFLWLLKQQEQFSSHKFTVLGSYLIVALSFGWATLLNLSPIWMKLLHLSLAHATIIILSYAFLISKKA, translated from the coding sequence ATGTCGCTTGACCGTGGAAAACGTTTACGCAAAGGATTTTGCACCAGTATCGTATTCTTCCTCATCTACAATTTTTTGGTGATTTTGTGGGGCGCTTGGGTGCGCATCAGTTTTTCTGGTGATGGCTGTGGCAAGTCTTGGCCTTTGTGTGAGGATCAATTTATCCCGCAAGCCGCTGACATGGCTCAGTGGATTGAGTGGTCGCATCGTTTGTCCACCGGTATTTTTGGTATTCTGGCTTTGTTTTTGTTCTTATGGGGTAGAAAGCTTTATCCCAAAAAACACCCCGTCCGAACAAGTTTATTTTTTATGTTACTGTTCACTTTATCTGAAGCCTTGATCGGTGCGGCTTTGGTTAAGTTGGAACTTGTTGGGAACAATGCCTCAATTTTTAGAGCCTGGGCCATTGGCTTTCATCAAATCAACAGTTTGGCCTTGACCTTGTGTATTTTTTTAAGTTTCATCCATAGCCACGTTGTGCACCAGATCAACCCAAAACTAAAACATGTTTACAGACCTTTGCTGGTATTCTTAGCTGCTGTTGCTTTCACCGGCGCTTTGGCCGCCTTGGCAGGAACGCTTTACCCCAGCATGAGTTTAATCACCGGCTTTCTTGCAGACATCAACTCAGCTAGCCCCTTGTTAGTCCGTTTGCGTTTATCGCATCCTGTTCTGGCCAGTGTGTTTTGTGTGCTAACGTTTTTATGGTTGCTCAAACAGCAAGAGCAGTTTTCTTCACACAAGTTTACCGTATTGGGAAGTTATTTAATTGTTGCCTTAAGTTTTGGTTGGGCCACCTTATTAAACTTAAGTCCAATTTGGATGAAGCTATTGCACTTAAGTTTAGCGCATGCAACAATCATTATTTTAAGCTATGCTTTTCTGATATCCAAAAAAGCATAG
- a CDS encoding trp operon repressor, with translation MDKNKLKKLSKIILSVKGPKTMEAFLADLLTPAEIEDLDLRVRIVKSLLKEKPQRQVSTEEQASISKVSRGAATLKYGNGGFEKVLG, from the coding sequence ATGGATAAAAATAAACTCAAAAAACTAAGTAAAATCATCTTGTCTGTTAAAGGACCTAAAACCATGGAAGCTTTTTTGGCTGACTTATTAACACCTGCAGAAATTGAAGATTTGGATTTACGTGTTAGAATTGTTAAATCTTTGCTTAAAGAAAAACCTCAACGTCAAGTGAGCACAGAAGAACAAGCCAGCATTTCTAAAGTATCACGTGGTGCTGCAACCTTAAAGTATGGTAACGGTGGTTTTGAAAAAGTTTTAGGTTAA
- a CDS encoding class I SAM-dependent methyltransferase, translating to MSCPLCSHNKKILLSRANQKLYYVCPQCDFIYLDRQFYLSRQEEQERYAKHENTPEDPKYQKFLQPVLDSLLPYLKDNSLGLDFGSGAGSPLPQMFAAFGHKVKNYDSFFYPDQTLFQHKYDFIVSTETFEHLHQPIKEMKRLLTCLKPGGYICVMTQFLSNKDDFESWYYHRDPSHVGFFNQHSFQYLAKALGLSVFFPHKSIAVFGVK from the coding sequence ATGTCTTGCCCTTTATGCAGCCATAACAAAAAAATACTCTTGAGCCGTGCCAATCAAAAATTATACTATGTTTGTCCACAGTGTGATTTTATTTATTTGGATCGGCAGTTTTATTTATCCAGACAAGAAGAGCAAGAACGCTATGCCAAACATGAAAACACACCGGAAGACCCAAAGTATCAAAAATTTCTGCAACCGGTTTTGGATAGCTTGCTTCCCTATCTAAAAGACAACAGTCTTGGTTTGGATTTTGGTAGTGGTGCAGGGTCTCCTTTGCCGCAGATGTTTGCAGCTTTTGGACACAAGGTGAAAAATTACGATTCATTTTTTTATCCAGATCAAACGCTGTTTCAACATAAATATGACTTTATTGTATCCACAGAAACCTTTGAACATTTGCATCAACCCATCAAAGAGATGAAACGTTTGTTGACTTGCCTTAAACCCGGCGGGTATATTTGTGTGATGACGCAGTTTCTAAGCAACAAAGATGATTTTGAATCTTGGTATTATCATCGTGATCCGAGTCATGTCGGGTTTTTTAATCAGCACAGCTTTCAATATTTGGCCAAGGCCTTGGGTTTGAGCGTTTTTTTTCCACACAAAAGTATTGCTGTGTTTGGAGTGAAGTAG